ACGAGCCGTTCGGCGCGCTCGATCCGGTGACCCGCGATGCGCTGGGTAACCGCGTACGCGACTTGCATCGCGAGCTGGGGCTGACAACGGTGATGGTCACGCACGACATGGCCGAAGCGCTGCTGCTTGCCGACCGGGTGCTGGTGATGGACGCAGGGCGGGTGGTCGCCGATGAGACTCCGCGTGCCTTGCTCAAAGGGGCGGGCGGCGCAGAAGCGCAGCAGCTCGTTGCGGTTCCGCGCGCGCAGGCCGATGCGATCGAAGCGATGGCGGGCGACGCGTGACGGGGATTATCTCGATCATCGCCGGGCTGGGCGACAAATTCGCGGCACACGTGCTGTTGTCCGCATCCGCGCTGGCGCTGGGCATTCTCGTTGCCTTGCCGCTGGCGGTGTGGGCGAGCCGGTCGCCTGCGGTCGCGCGCATCACGCTCGGTATCGCCAGCCTCGTGCAGACGATCCCTGCGCTGGCGCTGCTGGCGCTGTTCTTCCCGATCCTGCTCTCGCTCAGGGTCGTGTTCGGCGAAGCCTTGCCGACGCTCGGGTTCCTGCCCGCATTGCTCGCACTGGCACTCTATGCGGTGTTGCCGATCCTGCGCAATGCAGTGACCGCGCGGGCGGAGATGGAAGCCGGCGTGCTCGAAGCGGCCGACGCGGTAGGGATGTCCGGCTGGCAGAAGCTGCGGCTGGTCGAAGCGCCGCTCGCTGCGCCTTACATCATGGGTGGAATCCGCACTGCTGCGGTGTGGACGATCGGTGCCGCCACGCTGTCGACCACGGTCGGCCAGCCCGGCCTCGGCGATCCGATCTTCGCCGGGTTGCAGACGCAGAACTGGCCGCTGGTGCTGGCCGGGTGCATCGCCGCTGCGGGGCTGGCGATGGCCGCCGATTTCACGCTCGCGCTGGTTGAACGGGGGCTTTCCGAGCGCCGCCCGTGGCTGCGCCGGATCGGGTTCGGGATCATCGCACTGGGGGTGGCCGGGGCGCTGTGGCCTGCGTTCGTGCGCAATGCCGACGATACCGTCGTTATCGGTGCGAAGGGGTTTTCCGAACAATACATCCTCGCCCGGCTGGTCGGGCAGCAACTCGAAAAGGCAGGTTACAGCGTTGCCTATCGCGACGGGATGGGCTCGGCGATCGTCCAGAGCGCGATCGAGAGCGGGCAGATCGACATTTCGCTCGATTATACCGGAACAATTTGGGCCAACCAGCTCAAGCGCACCGACAATGTGCCGCGCGACCGGATGCTGGCCATCATCGCGAAGTGGGAAGGCACGCGCGGGGTCGATGTGCTCGGGCGGCTCGGGTTCGAAAACGCCTACGCGCTGGCGATGCGCGGGCAGCAGGCAAGGGCGCTGCACATCGAAACGCTGAGCGATCTTGCGCGCATCTCGCCGCGCCTGACGATTGGCGGGGACCCGGAATTCTTCGAACGGCCCGAATGGAAATCGGTCGAAACCGCCTATGGCATGCGCTTTGCGCGCGAGCGCAACTTCGCTCCGACCTTCATGTACGACGCACTGCAATCGGGCGAAGCCGACGTGATCAGCGCCTATACCTCCGACGGGCGGATCGCGGCCGACCACCTGGCGGTGCTGGCCGACCCCAAGCACGCATTGCCCAATTACGATGCGATCCTGCTGCTCTCGCAGCGCCGCGCGGGCGACAAGCGCCTGTCGGGCGCGCTCAAACCGCTCCTCGGCAAGATCGACGTGGCAACGATGCGGCAGGCCAACTTCATGGTCGATCGACCCGACGACAAGAAGACCCCGGCCGAGGCCGCGCACTGGCTGGAGCGGCAGATCGGGCTCGGCGGAAACTAGGCCGCGCGGCTAGTCCTCGCTGCCGAACCCGACGCCCTGCGGCCAGCGCTGCGATGCAAGCCCCATGACCTTGAACAGCTGGCCCATCTGGTCGTCGGCAATCAGCCGGTCGCGTGCGGCCTCCAGTTCCTGGCGGTAGTGCGGCGCGCGATAGGCGAGGTTTTCCGCGCGGGTCTCGATCCCCAGCGAGCGCAGCCAGTCGCCTTGCGTTTCGGTGCCGAGCCACCGCGCATCGCGTGACTGCGCGACCCGCGCAAGGGTGGCGAAATCGACCAGCGCGGTAAGATCGGCTTCGCCCGGAGCGCTGAGCGGATCGACGCTCTTGTGCGCTTTCACCGCTTGCAGCGTGGTGCCGGCGCGCCCGTCGGCATGGCCATAGTCGATCAGCAAGGCCGCCCCATCCTGCAAGGCGAGCCGGCCGGCGATTTCGTAGACGATCGCGGCAGCGGCGGGGCAAGTCTCGATGATCGTGCCTTCGCTCGCTTCGTGCCGGTCGGGCGGGACTGCGCTGTCCATCGGCTGGCTCCCGCTGACGAAGGTGAGGTTTTCATCGGCATCGAGCCCGACCATCCGTTCGCGCCAGCCGTCGGCAGTGCGGACCAGTTGGCGCACCGGGAGAGCATCGAGGAATTCGTTCGCCACCAGCAGCATCGGCCCATCGTCGGGCACCGTGCTGAGGTCGTCGTGGAACTCGGCATCGGGCACGGCATCGTATTGGAGCTTTCGCAGCGAAGGCGAGGTTTCGACGAAGTGGACGAAAGGCTCGAGGCCGTAGCGCTTCATGGTCCGCAGCGCGTCCTTGGCGAGAGTGCCGCGTCCCGGTCCGAGCTCGACATAGTGCGGCGGTTCGATCCGCCCGGCGCGGATCCACATATCCGCCAGCCATAGCCCGATCAGCTCGCCGAACATCTGGCTTATTTCGGGTGCCGTTATGAAGTCGCCCGCTGTGCCCAGCGGATCGCGCCCGGCATAATAGCGCGCGTTGCTCTCGGCCATGAAGTGCGCGACGCTGATCGGCCCCGAGGTGCGGATCAGGCGGCGGAATATGTCCGCCAGGCTCAGCTGCTCTTCGCCGCTCATGCCGGATCCGTGTCGCTGGCCTCCCCGGATTGCGAGGCGGCGGGCGCGGGTTTGCTCGGCGCACCGAGCGAGGGCCGGACAAGCGCGCGGACCACCATCCCGATGCCGATCAGGATCAGCGGGATCGTCAGCCACTGGCCCATGCTCAGGCCGGTACGCTCGGCGAACGCCAGCAGCTGCGGGTCGGGCTCGCGGAAGAATTCGACCGTGAAGCGCGCTGCGGCGATGCCCGCGGTGAATACGCCGACCATCAGCCCCGGGCGCCAGCGTGCGCGGGTCTTCCAGAACAGCGGCAGCATGATGATGATCATCAGCAGCCCTTCGAGCGCTGCCTCATAGAGCTGGCTGGGGTAACGCGGGATATCGCCGCCGCCGGGGAAGATCATCGCGAACGGGGTTCCCGGAGGGGCAGGGCGGCCCCACAGCTCGCCGTTGATGAAGTTGGCGATGCGCCCGAACATCATCCCGAACGGCACGTTGACCGCGATGTAGTCGGCCACCCGGATGAAGCTCAGCTGGTTGCGCCAGCAGACCCAGCCGATCGCCAGCAAAACGCCGATCACCCCGCCGTGGAAGCTCATCCCCCCGTCCCACAGCCGCAGCAGGTCCCAGCTGGGGAACTGACCGGGAGTAAAGTGCGTGAACATGCTCGGCTCGTCGCTGGTTCCGCCGGTGTAGAACGCGGCGTACCCCAGCCGCCCGCCGATAATGATGCCGAGCGTGCAGTAGAAAAACAGGTCGTCGGCATGACGCTGGGCCAGCGGCGCGCCGGGCGCCTTGATCATTTTCGAGATGTGCCAGTATCCCAACAGGATGCCGGCGAGGTAGGCGAGCGAATAGAAGCGCAGTTCGAAGAAGCCGAGGTTGATGCCCCGATGCAGGCCGAGGTCTGCGAAATGGATCACGTGGGGCGCTTCGGCCAGTAGTGACAGCAGCACGTTTGGTCCTTACCTAAGGCGCATACGGAGTGGGTGCGCCGATTTGCGCGCGCTTGTGGCATAGCCTGCGCTCCGGCGAAACCCCGTGCGAGCCCCCGCACGGGAAGTAACGATAAATGGAGAGGATTTCCCGCCAATGGCCACCGAGCTCGACAAGTCACTTGATGCGATCATGGACCAGCTGACCGCCCCCGGCGCGCCGGCGGAGACGGTCCCCTTCGAGCGCAACGGCGTGGCTATGCCGATGCTCAAGAACGCTCCCCCGAGCCTGGTGCATTATTTCGCGCATTACTGCGCCGAACATGCCGAGGCTGATTTCCTGGTTGACGGCGATGTCCGGCTGACCTTTGCCGAGACATGGGATGCTGCGCTGCAGGTAGCCGCCGGCCTCATGGCCCGCCACGGCGTTGCCCGCGGCGACAGGGTGGGGATTGCGGCACGCAATTCGTCGAACTGGATTGTCGCCTACATGGGCATCCTCGCGGCGGGTGGTTGCGCGACGCTGCTCAACGGGTTTTCGAGCGGTGACGAACTGGCGGACCAGATCGAGCTGGTCGGATGCAAGCTGCTGCTCGCCGATGCCCAGCGCGCCAAGCGGCTCGAGGGGCATCCGCACGGCGCGAAAATCGTGCTGTTCGAGCACGACAGCGTGCCTGCCGACGGGCTGTCCGAAATCTGGGGCGATCCGGCAGGCGCTCAGCTGCCAGACGTCGGCCCGGACGATTATGCCACGGTGCTCTACACGTCGGGTTCGACCGGCAAGTCGAAAGGCGCGTGGTCGGATCATCGCGGGGTGGTCCACGGCGCGCTCAGCTATGCGATGCAGACCCTGATGGCATTTACCTACCTCGATTCGGGCGGCAACGCGCCGACCTCGCAGGCCTGTGCGCTAGTCGCGGTGCCGCTGTTCCACGTAACCGGTGAAGTGCCGGTGTTCCTCCAGAGCTTCGCGCTGGGCCGCAAGCTGGTGATGATGCCGCGCTGGAACGCGGGCGAGGCGTTGCGGCTGATGGACCAGGAGAAGGTGAGCTACTTCGCCGGGGTCCCGCTGATGAGCTACGAGATCGCGACCCATCCCGACCGCGCGCAGTACGACATCAGTTCGTGCACCGGGTTCGCCGCAGGCGGCGCGCCGCGCCCGGTAGAGCACGTAACCAAGATCCGTGACGCGTTCCCCGACGGGTTCCCGCTGCTCGGCTATGGTCTCACCGAAACCAACGGCGTGGGCTGCGCGAACTTCAACGAAAACTATCTCGCCAAGCCGTCGAGCACCGGCAAGCCGAGCCGCCCGCTGGTCGATCTTGCGATCCTCGACGACGATGGCAACGCTTTGTCGCAAGGCGCGGTGGGTGAAGTCTCGATCCGCTCGGTCTGCAACTTCGTGGGCTACTGGAACAACGACGAAGCGACCCGCGCCGCGTTCACCGACACGATGTATTTCCGCACTGGCGATCTCGGCAAGCTCGACGAGGATGGCTACCTCTATATCGTCGACCGCAAGAAGGACATCATCATCCGTGGCGGCGAAAACATTACCTGTATCGAGGTCGAGGAAGCGATCTACGCGCATGACGCGGTTGCCGAATGCTCGGTGTTCGGCCTGCCCGACGAGCGGATGGGCGAAGTCCCGGCGGCGGTCTATTTCCTCAAGCCCCATCACGCCCTGAGCGCAGCGGACCTGCGCGAATTCCTGCTTGGCAGCATCGCGTCTTTCAAGGTGCCGCTCGAAGAGCACATCTGGATTTCCGACGAAGCGCTGCCGCGGCTCGGCACGCAAAAGATCGACAAGCGCACCCTGCGGGCGAAATATACCGAGAAGGTCGCCGCCGCTTGAACGGATACCGCATTCCCAGCCAGCGATCGATCATCGATCGTCGCGCGCTTGCCGGAAAGATCGCCGATCTGGCTGAGGCCGACGGAGCCGCCAAGGCGCGGCCCGCGATCGTGGCGGCGCTGCGCGACGCGTTGGCGAGCGGCCGCGAGGAGCTTGGTCGCAGGCTGGAGGAAAAACCCTCCGCCGGGCACGAGATTACCGCCGGCTATGCGTTTCTCGTCGACCAGTTGCTGCGCACGATCCACGACCACGTGGTGGCGGATGTTTACCCGGCAGCCAACCGCTCGACCGGCGAACGGCTGACCGTAGTGGCGGTCGGTGGCTACGGCCGTGCGGAGATGGCCCCGCATTCGGATGTCGACATCGCCTTTCTCACCCCGTCGCGCAACACCCCGTGGTGCGAGCAGGTGATCGAAGCGATGCTCTATTACCTATGGGACCTGGCGTTGAAGGTCGGCCATTCGAGCCGCTCGGTCGACGACATGGTGCGCATGGCCAGGGGCGACCTGACGATCCGTACGGCATTGCTCGAAGGGCGCTACGTCTGGGGCGACCAGGACCTCTACGACGAAGCGTCGCAACGCTTCGCCGACGATGTCGTCAAGGGCACCGAGCGCCAGTTCGTCGCCGAGAAGCTGGAAGAGCGCAACGCGCGGCACGTGCGGATGGGGGATAGCCGCTACGTCGTCGAGCCTAACGTCAAAGACGGCAAGGGCGGGCTGCGCGACCTGCAGACGCTCTACTGGATCGGCAAATACATCCACAAGGTCCGCACCGCCTCGGAGCTGGTCGATGTCGGGCTGTTCACCGCGGCCGAATACCGCAGCTTCCGTCGCGCTGAAGGCTTCATGCTGGCGGTGCGATGCCACTTGCACACGATCACCGGGCGCGCCGAAGACCGGCTGACGTTCGACTTGCAGCGGCAGGTTGCGCAGCGGATGCATTTCGCCGACCGGCCCGGAAAAAGCGCGGTCGAACGGTTCATGCAGTTCTACTTCCTGCAGGCCAAGCGGGTCGGCAGCCTGACCGGTGTGTTCCTCGCCCACATTGACGAGCAGTTTGCCAAGAGCCGCGCCCGCAA
Above is a window of Tsuneonella mangrovi DNA encoding:
- a CDS encoding ABC transporter permease/substrate-binding protein, translated to MTGIISIIAGLGDKFAAHVLLSASALALGILVALPLAVWASRSPAVARITLGIASLVQTIPALALLALFFPILLSLRVVFGEALPTLGFLPALLALALYAVLPILRNAVTARAEMEAGVLEAADAVGMSGWQKLRLVEAPLAAPYIMGGIRTAAVWTIGAATLSTTVGQPGLGDPIFAGLQTQNWPLVLAGCIAAAGLAMAADFTLALVERGLSERRPWLRRIGFGIIALGVAGALWPAFVRNADDTVVIGAKGFSEQYILARLVGQQLEKAGYSVAYRDGMGSAIVQSAIESGQIDISLDYTGTIWANQLKRTDNVPRDRMLAIIAKWEGTRGVDVLGRLGFENAYALAMRGQQARALHIETLSDLARISPRLTIGGDPEFFERPEWKSVETAYGMRFARERNFAPTFMYDALQSGEADVISAYTSDGRIAADHLAVLADPKHALPNYDAILLLSQRRAGDKRLSGALKPLLGKIDVATMRQANFMVDRPDDKKTPAEAAHWLERQIGLGGN
- a CDS encoding class I SAM-dependent methyltransferase, with the protein product MSGEEQLSLADIFRRLIRTSGPISVAHFMAESNARYYAGRDPLGTAGDFITAPEISQMFGELIGLWLADMWIRAGRIEPPHYVELGPGRGTLAKDALRTMKRYGLEPFVHFVETSPSLRKLQYDAVPDAEFHDDLSTVPDDGPMLLVANEFLDALPVRQLVRTADGWRERMVGLDADENLTFVSGSQPMDSAVPPDRHEASEGTIIETCPAAAAIVYEIAGRLALQDGAALLIDYGHADGRAGTTLQAVKAHKSVDPLSAPGEADLTALVDFATLARVAQSRDARWLGTETQGDWLRSLGIETRAENLAYRAPHYRQELEAARDRLIADDQMGQLFKVMGLASQRWPQGVGFGSED
- the lgt gene encoding prolipoprotein diacylglyceryl transferase encodes the protein MLSLLAEAPHVIHFADLGLHRGINLGFFELRFYSLAYLAGILLGYWHISKMIKAPGAPLAQRHADDLFFYCTLGIIIGGRLGYAAFYTGGTSDEPSMFTHFTPGQFPSWDLLRLWDGGMSFHGGVIGVLLAIGWVCWRNQLSFIRVADYIAVNVPFGMMFGRIANFINGELWGRPAPPGTPFAMIFPGGGDIPRYPSQLYEAALEGLLMIIIMLPLFWKTRARWRPGLMVGVFTAGIAAARFTVEFFREPDPQLLAFAERTGLSMGQWLTIPLILIGIGMVVRALVRPSLGAPSKPAPAASQSGEASDTDPA
- a CDS encoding class I adenylate-forming enzyme family protein, with protein sequence MATELDKSLDAIMDQLTAPGAPAETVPFERNGVAMPMLKNAPPSLVHYFAHYCAEHAEADFLVDGDVRLTFAETWDAALQVAAGLMARHGVARGDRVGIAARNSSNWIVAYMGILAAGGCATLLNGFSSGDELADQIELVGCKLLLADAQRAKRLEGHPHGAKIVLFEHDSVPADGLSEIWGDPAGAQLPDVGPDDYATVLYTSGSTGKSKGAWSDHRGVVHGALSYAMQTLMAFTYLDSGGNAPTSQACALVAVPLFHVTGEVPVFLQSFALGRKLVMMPRWNAGEALRLMDQEKVSYFAGVPLMSYEIATHPDRAQYDISSCTGFAAGGAPRPVEHVTKIRDAFPDGFPLLGYGLTETNGVGCANFNENYLAKPSSTGKPSRPLVDLAILDDDGNALSQGAVGEVSIRSVCNFVGYWNNDEATRAAFTDTMYFRTGDLGKLDEDGYLYIVDRKKDIIIRGGENITCIEVEEAIYAHDAVAECSVFGLPDERMGEVPAAVYFLKPHHALSAADLREFLLGSIASFKVPLEEHIWISDEALPRLGTQKIDKRTLRAKYTEKVAAA